The DNA sequence CTGCCTACTATCCATACTATACTCTGTTCTCTTTATTATTTTTTAATAAGTCGTTTAAGCTTTTATTTTCAAAGAAACTATTAATATGAACCTCAAGTTCATCCCATAGATTATGTGTGATGCATTTTGTAGCTTTACCGTTACAACCTTTTTTAGATTCCTTTTTACACTGAACAGTTTTAACTTTTTCATCTACTGCATTGAAAATATTTGTAAGTTTTATTTCACATGGGTCTTTTGATAAAATGTAACCTCCTTGATTACCCCTAATACTTTTTACAATTTGATTTTTTTTAAGTTTTGAAAATATTTGCTCTAAAAAATCTAATGAAATTCCTTGTCTTAAAGAAATATCTCTTAATGACACAGGATTGATATTATCAAACCTTGCTAGATCAACTAATGCCATTACGGCATATCTTCCTTTTGATGTTAGTTTCATTTTTACCCTTAAAATGTGGCTTTTTATATATATCCGACTAAAATGGTCAAGTTTATAAATTAAAAAAAGACTACCATTTTG is a window from the Candidatus Pelagibacter ubique HIMB140 genome containing:
- a CDS encoding Rrf2 family transcriptional regulator is translated as MKLTSKGRYAVMALVDLARFDNINPVSLRDISLRQGISLDFLEQIFSKLKKNQIVKSIRGNQGGYILSKDPCEIKLTNIFNAVDEKVKTVQCKKESKKGCNGKATKCITHNLWDELEVHINSFFENKSLNDLLKNNKENRV